Proteins from a single region of Streptomyces spectabilis:
- a CDS encoding alpha/beta hydrolase, with the protein MPRIPRTPACALGVAALAVLVTACGGSYNPFDDHQEKATYKTGAEAKEDRKSVPRWLPDDATDVSYVMSTTGEDRILRFTAKDGAFPASCVRGKPQGKPRLKADWFPSDVAAKAGFNCGSWSGARIGGALYAWQDRDVASVGRGTAAARIPAQRVAWKACPSGEGMPKGADCGTVRVPVDWKKPGGKKIDIAVARRTATDPDRRVGTLVFLPGGPGNSGVDTVRATDAWGSLERRFDIVSLDPRGVGASSPVRCPAGPYVAMAGDKKPAASAAEFARERKRASAFAEDCARASGPVAARTDATSVSHDVETVRAALGEDRVSLYGHSYGTVYGQRYAQLYGERVRAAVLDGVMDTAVSRRDFSATSARALERAYGQFARWCGTSDECALGDKDPRTVYWRVAAKAADGTLRNDGKKVTPAALNGTLDQMLLTPSWPVVGEYLQALDSGKPWQEDAEEQPAAELLPVADQAVCVDLNLRAPDAAAYLADQKAAREAAPAFGFSPNAVGYANLCLGLPERPTPRAARPEEFRTEKPMLLINARHDNATPVDWARSVAQRLGDKATLVEVDGWGHGAKVFNGGGEREAIVDYLTRLAVPAPGSVVKGSVPPGA; encoded by the coding sequence ATGCCCCGAATTCCGCGCACACCGGCCTGTGCCCTCGGCGTGGCCGCGCTCGCCGTCCTTGTGACGGCGTGCGGCGGCTCGTACAACCCCTTCGACGACCACCAGGAGAAGGCGACGTACAAGACCGGGGCCGAGGCGAAGGAGGACCGGAAGTCCGTGCCGCGATGGCTGCCGGACGACGCCACCGACGTCTCGTACGTGATGTCGACGACCGGCGAGGACCGCATCCTGCGGTTCACGGCGAAGGACGGCGCGTTCCCGGCCTCCTGCGTGCGGGGGAAGCCGCAGGGCAAGCCGCGCCTCAAGGCCGACTGGTTCCCGTCCGACGTTGCCGCGAAGGCCGGCTTCAACTGCGGCTCCTGGTCGGGGGCGCGCATCGGGGGCGCCCTGTACGCGTGGCAGGACCGCGACGTCGCGTCCGTGGGCCGGGGCACGGCAGCCGCGCGGATCCCGGCGCAGCGCGTCGCCTGGAAGGCCTGCCCCAGCGGGGAGGGCATGCCCAAGGGCGCCGACTGCGGCACCGTGCGTGTGCCCGTCGACTGGAAGAAGCCCGGCGGCAAGAAGATCGACATCGCTGTCGCCCGGCGCACGGCCACGGATCCGGACCGGCGCGTCGGCACCCTCGTCTTCCTGCCCGGCGGCCCCGGCAACTCCGGCGTCGACACGGTCCGGGCCACCGACGCGTGGGGCAGCCTCGAGCGGCGCTTCGACATCGTCAGCCTCGATCCGCGCGGTGTCGGCGCGAGCAGCCCGGTGCGCTGTCCGGCCGGGCCGTACGTCGCCATGGCGGGGGACAAGAAGCCCGCCGCCTCGGCCGCGGAGTTCGCCCGCGAGCGGAAGCGGGCGAGCGCCTTCGCCGAGGACTGTGCCCGCGCGTCCGGCCCTGTGGCCGCGCGCACCGACGCCACCAGCGTCAGCCACGACGTCGAGACCGTGCGCGCCGCGCTCGGTGAGGACCGCGTGTCCCTGTACGGGCACTCGTACGGCACCGTCTACGGTCAGCGGTACGCGCAGCTGTACGGCGAGCGGGTGCGGGCCGCCGTGCTCGACGGCGTGATGGACACGGCGGTGAGCCGACGCGACTTCAGCGCGACGAGCGCCCGCGCCCTGGAGCGGGCCTACGGACAGTTCGCCCGGTGGTGCGGCACGAGCGACGAGTGCGCGCTGGGCGACAAGGACCCGCGCACGGTCTACTGGCGCGTGGCCGCCAAGGCCGCCGACGGGACCTTGCGCAACGACGGCAAGAAGGTCACGCCCGCCGCCCTGAACGGCACGCTCGACCAGATGCTCCTGACCCCGTCCTGGCCGGTGGTCGGCGAGTACCTCCAGGCCCTGGACAGCGGGAAGCCCTGGCAGGAGGACGCCGAGGAGCAGCCCGCGGCAGAGCTGCTGCCCGTCGCCGACCAGGCGGTGTGCGTCGACCTGAACCTGCGCGCCCCGGACGCGGCGGCCTACCTCGCCGACCAGAAGGCGGCCCGTGAGGCCGCGCCCGCCTTCGGCTTCTCGCCGAACGCGGTCGGGTACGCCAACCTGTGCCTGGGTCTTCCGGAGCGTCCCACGCCCCGGGCGGCGCGGCCCGAAGAGTTCCGCACCGAGAAGCCGATGCTGCTGATCAACGCCCGGCACGACAACGCCACGCCCGTCGACTGGGCCCGCTCCGTCGCACAGCGTCTCGGCGACAAAGCGACGCTCGTGGAGGTCGACGGCTGGGGGCACGGCGCGAAGGTCTTCAACGGCGGCGGCGAGCGGGAGGCCATCGTCGACTACCTCACGCGCCTGGCCGTGCCCGCGCCCGGCAGCGTGGTCAAGGGCAGCGTGCCGCCCGGCGCCTGA
- a CDS encoding sensor histidine kinase: MNRRRMLLLALPPALLLWLGDLVSNGPDGSRLPLLSGPLALGALLACHRVAVETLTAAAALASGALTLGMLRFAPAGGSWGVLESAALLALLAVAARTARVPAAYVLCPLLAVAIAAAPVRMGFPSDAQTFAFLLTVAAGGALALGCYLRSLDRRRAGAVSAVQEAERLALARDLHDFVAHHVTGIVVQAQAARTIRETAPEQLDPLLAGIERAGTETLASMRRLVHVLRAAPDAPTRPADLLTELAALVAAHGDGGGAAATLDVSADARALALAPEVETSAHRVVQESLTNVRRHAPGADEVRVRLTARGSRLRVEVGNGPAPAGERPPPGGSGGLGLVGLRERVEALGGRFDAGPAPDGGWRVRAEFPPAHLPH, encoded by the coding sequence GTGAACCGCCGCCGCATGCTGCTCCTCGCCCTGCCGCCCGCGCTGCTGCTCTGGCTCGGCGACCTCGTGTCGAACGGACCGGACGGATCCCGGCTCCCGCTGCTGTCCGGTCCCCTGGCCCTTGGGGCACTGCTCGCGTGCCACCGCGTCGCCGTCGAGACCCTCACGGCCGCGGCGGCGCTGGCGTCCGGGGCGCTGACGCTCGGGATGCTCCGGTTCGCTCCGGCGGGCGGCAGCTGGGGGGTGCTGGAGTCGGCGGCCCTGCTCGCGCTGCTCGCCGTGGCGGCCCGGACGGCACGGGTGCCCGCGGCGTACGTCCTCTGCCCGCTCCTGGCCGTCGCGATCGCGGCCGCGCCGGTGCGCATGGGCTTCCCCTCGGACGCCCAGACCTTCGCCTTCCTGCTGACGGTCGCGGCGGGCGGCGCGCTCGCGCTCGGCTGCTACCTGCGCTCCCTGGACCGGCGCCGGGCCGGCGCCGTGAGCGCCGTGCAGGAGGCGGAGCGCCTCGCCCTCGCCCGTGACCTGCACGACTTCGTCGCCCACCACGTCACCGGCATCGTCGTCCAGGCCCAGGCGGCCCGCACCATCCGGGAGACCGCGCCCGAGCAGCTCGACCCGCTCCTGGCGGGCATCGAGCGGGCCGGTACGGAGACGCTCGCCTCCATGCGGCGCCTCGTGCACGTGCTGCGGGCCGCGCCCGACGCCCCCACCCGGCCCGCAGACCTGCTCACCGAACTCGCCGCCCTGGTGGCCGCGCACGGCGACGGCGGGGGAGCGGCCGCCACCCTGGACGTCTCCGCCGACGCCCGGGCCCTCGCCCTCGCACCGGAGGTCGAGACGTCCGCGCACCGCGTCGTGCAGGAGTCCCTCACCAATGTGCGCCGCCACGCACCCGGGGCCGACGAGGTCCGCGTACGTCTGACGGCGCGCGGCAGCCGACTGCGCGTCGAGGTCGGCAACGGGCCCGCGCCCGCGGGGGAGCGGCCGCCGCCCGGCGGCAGCGGCGGGCTCGGCCTGGTCGGCCTGCGCGAGCGGGTGGAGGCGCTCGGCGGCCGCTTCGACGCGGGGCCCGCCCCGGACGGGGGCTGGCGGGTTCGCGCCGAGTTCCCCCCGGCGCACCTGCCACACTGA
- a CDS encoding response regulator: protein MSATTPETATAPLRVLIADDQEMVRTGFRLILAAQPGIEVVGEAADGAACVELARRLRPDVCLVDVRMPKLNGLEVTRLLAGPDAVDPLHVVVVTTFDQDDYLDEALRSGAVGFLLKDAGPGLLVEAVRAAARGDALVSPAVTLRLLSRMADRHGPQCGAAAEGAAPHELSERELDVARLVARGRTNQEIAADLYISVATVKSHLVNIQAKLAVRNRVEIAAWAWESGQMGRA, encoded by the coding sequence ATGAGCGCTACGACCCCCGAGACCGCCACCGCGCCCCTGCGCGTGCTGATCGCCGACGACCAGGAGATGGTGCGCACCGGCTTCCGTCTCATCCTCGCCGCGCAGCCCGGCATCGAGGTGGTCGGCGAGGCCGCGGACGGCGCCGCGTGCGTGGAGCTGGCCCGGCGGCTGCGCCCCGACGTGTGCCTGGTCGACGTCCGCATGCCGAAGCTCAACGGCCTGGAGGTGACCCGTCTCCTTGCCGGTCCGGACGCGGTCGACCCCCTGCACGTCGTTGTGGTGACCACCTTCGACCAGGACGACTACCTGGACGAGGCCCTGCGCTCCGGCGCCGTCGGCTTCCTGCTCAAGGACGCCGGGCCCGGTCTCCTGGTGGAGGCGGTGCGCGCCGCCGCCCGCGGCGACGCCCTGGTCTCGCCCGCCGTCACGCTGCGGCTCCTTTCGCGCATGGCGGACCGGCACGGCCCGCAGTGCGGCGCGGCGGCCGAAGGGGCCGCACCGCACGAGCTGTCCGAGCGGGAGCTGGACGTCGCCCGGCTCGTGGCGCGCGGCCGCACCAACCAGGAGATCGCCGCCGACCTGTACATCTCCGTCGCCACCGTGAAGAGCCACCTGGTCAACATCCAGGCCAAGCTCGCCGTCCGGAACCGCGTCGAGATCGCGGCCTGGGCCTGGGAGTCGGGGCAGATGGGCCGCGCCTGA
- a CDS encoding erythromycin esterase family protein gives MTNDTTALQDSLPAPVETPGQRPVGAGPLSEAALDALADALAVEATIIGIGESTRFSRDTFGIRDQLFRRLVRRHGFRALAVQDSADVAADLDRYVRGGAGSAEAVLAGAWRPWRTAEMAEALDWIREFNRDHPDDPVRVFGVKPAQARSDDYDAVLDHVRASAPELLADVASHLDPIRTAHDIDEHVQRARGTHPGRPFAEHARDALALIRALPGIGDDDVVTRMRLIESFHAGSVAGRGSFTSDTAREADALSDTQLRTGLRMVYWDGIAHTAAAGTTMGDAAPESGPQPTAGTLLRERLGARYVSVAIGFHHGDLGVVAVPEPGADLLDARLGETDTPARWLDLRHDDVRRQWDGPARLRVISGVYDPAQDASQYVAVASLADAFDVLVHVRRATPVRWLA, from the coding sequence ATGACGAACGACACCACCGCTCTTCAGGACTCCCTCCCCGCGCCCGTGGAAACCCCGGGTCAGCGGCCCGTCGGCGCCGGGCCGCTCTCCGAAGCCGCGCTCGACGCCCTGGCCGATGCGCTCGCCGTCGAGGCGACCATCATCGGCATCGGCGAGTCCACGCGGTTCTCCCGGGACACCTTCGGCATCCGTGACCAGCTCTTCCGTCGGCTCGTCCGGCGGCACGGCTTCCGGGCGCTCGCCGTGCAGGACAGCGCCGACGTCGCCGCCGACCTCGACCGGTACGTGCGCGGCGGCGCGGGCTCGGCCGAAGCCGTGCTCGCCGGTGCCTGGCGTCCGTGGCGCACCGCCGAGATGGCCGAAGCCCTCGACTGGATCCGGGAGTTCAACCGGGACCACCCGGACGATCCCGTACGGGTCTTCGGCGTGAAGCCCGCGCAGGCGCGGTCCGACGACTACGACGCGGTCCTGGACCACGTGCGCGCGTCCGCCCCGGAACTCCTCGCGGACGTGGCGTCCCACCTCGACCCGATCCGGACCGCGCACGACATCGACGAGCACGTGCAGCGCGCCCGGGGCACGCATCCCGGGCGGCCGTTCGCCGAGCACGCCCGCGACGCCCTCGCGCTGATCCGGGCGCTGCCCGGCATCGGGGACGACGACGTCGTGACCCGGATGCGCCTGATCGAGAGCTTCCACGCGGGCAGCGTCGCCGGGCGCGGCAGCTTCACGAGCGACACCGCGAGGGAGGCGGACGCCCTCAGTGACACCCAGCTGCGGACCGGCCTGCGCATGGTCTATTGGGACGGGATCGCGCACACGGCGGCGGCCGGGACGACCATGGGCGACGCGGCTCCCGAGTCCGGTCCACAGCCCACCGCCGGCACGCTCCTGCGGGAACGCCTCGGCGCGCGGTACGTCTCCGTGGCGATCGGCTTCCACCACGGTGACCTGGGGGTCGTCGCCGTTCCCGAGCCGGGCGCGGATCTCCTCGACGCACGGCTCGGCGAGACGGATACGCCCGCACGCTGGCTTGACCTGCGCCACGACGACGTACGCCGCCAGTGGGACGGCCCCGCGAGGCTCCGCGTCATCAGCGGCGTCTACGACCCGGCGCAGGACGCGTCCCAGTACGTCGCGGTCGCTTCGCTGGCCGACGCGTTCGACGTGCTCGTCCACGTGCGCCGGGCGACTCCCGTGCGGTGGCTGGCCTGA
- a CDS encoding MgtC/SapB family protein, producing the protein MVHLAMPLWGLRSGQGPRQLSELGLALLLSSLIGWERAARHKSAGLRTYTLVGVASALMMEVSQHGFDGALRLADVSFDPSRVAAQIVSGIGFIGGGLIFVRQDVVRGLTTAAAVWLTCAVGMACGGGLPVLALAATALHFLVVRGYPRLAARWLPRASGSAFALRMTYRTGTALLPQLMETCTRRGFRILQVKVDRLPGGSDPAARVLLSLEGTADTGRLAAELFDRDDVIEVEVTAATDEE; encoded by the coding sequence ATGGTCCATCTGGCGATGCCCCTGTGGGGCCTGCGGAGCGGGCAGGGCCCCCGGCAGCTCTCCGAACTCGGGCTCGCCCTGCTCCTCTCGAGCCTCATCGGCTGGGAGCGCGCGGCCCGGCACAAGAGTGCCGGGCTGCGCACGTACACCCTCGTGGGCGTCGCGAGCGCGCTGATGATGGAGGTCTCCCAGCACGGCTTCGACGGCGCCCTCCGGCTGGCCGACGTGTCCTTCGACCCCTCCCGGGTGGCCGCGCAGATCGTCTCCGGGATCGGTTTCATCGGCGGCGGCCTGATCTTCGTACGCCAGGACGTGGTGCGGGGCCTCACCACCGCCGCCGCGGTCTGGCTCACCTGCGCGGTGGGCATGGCCTGCGGCGGCGGCCTGCCCGTGCTCGCCCTGGCCGCGACGGCGCTGCACTTCCTCGTCGTGCGCGGCTACCCACGGCTCGCCGCGCGGTGGTTGCCCCGCGCGAGCGGCTCCGCCTTCGCCCTGCGCATGACGTACCGCACGGGTACGGCCCTCCTCCCCCAGCTGATGGAGACGTGCACCCGGCGCGGATTCCGCATCCTCCAGGTCAAGGTCGACCGGCTGCCCGGCGGGAGCGATCCCGCCGCCCGCGTCCTGCTGTCCCTGGAGGGCACCGCCGACACCGGCAGGCTGGCCGCCGAGCTCTTCGACAGGGACGACGTGATCGAGGTCGAGGTGACCGCGGCCACCGACGAGGAGTAG
- a CDS encoding purine-cytosine permease family protein, with protein sequence MASTLPDPHEVPLSPRTAHQEAPPPTGGAGRIEAHGIDHIPEQERHGHPRRLFSVWAAANVNYLSLIVGGTLVLMGLTLWQALAVIVTGNLFWSLTGLLAVSGPAAGAPSEVITRAMYGIRGNRVNNAVVGWMISVAYFALNLAAAATAAFSLVEKTGATASTGVKVVVVLAIAALTLTIGVYGHATIMKLYLPITLALAAVFAVVAVCVFRRADYAYAPVEPLTGAQLWAVLISGVTLVGAAPLSYTTSADFSRYLPRTTSAKAVLGWTALGGFLPGVVVCSLGALAATAVDMADPQAGLQGILPGWFDPVFLLALVLGTIALNALTSYSAGLALQAVGIRIRRSLSVIADGTAAVSLTLYALLVSDFLDTVSNVLQLTVVLLGPATAVYATDILLRRNRYDGRALMDETRAGPFWYTAGVNPAGALALAGGVTAAALCVDTLYTGPVAGALGGMDLSLPVGIVVASSLYTILTRATGRCRDRG encoded by the coding sequence ATGGCGTCCACGCTTCCCGACCCGCACGAAGTCCCCCTCAGCCCCCGGACGGCGCATCAGGAGGCGCCGCCCCCGACGGGCGGGGCGGGCCGCATCGAGGCCCACGGCATCGACCACATCCCCGAGCAGGAGCGGCACGGCCACCCCCGGCGGCTGTTCTCCGTCTGGGCCGCGGCGAACGTCAACTATCTGAGCCTCATCGTCGGCGGCACCCTGGTCCTGATGGGCCTGACGCTGTGGCAGGCCCTCGCGGTGATCGTGACGGGCAATCTGTTCTGGTCGCTCACCGGGCTGCTCGCCGTATCCGGCCCGGCCGCGGGCGCCCCGAGCGAAGTGATCACGCGCGCGATGTACGGAATCCGCGGCAACCGCGTCAACAACGCGGTCGTCGGCTGGATGATCTCCGTCGCGTACTTCGCCCTGAACCTCGCCGCCGCCGCGACCGCCGCGTTCTCGCTCGTCGAGAAGACCGGTGCCACCGCGAGCACCGGCGTGAAGGTCGTCGTGGTCCTCGCCATCGCCGCGCTCACCCTGACCATCGGCGTCTACGGCCACGCCACCATCATGAAGCTGTACCTGCCGATCACCCTGGCGCTCGCCGCGGTCTTCGCCGTCGTCGCGGTCTGCGTGTTCCGGCGCGCCGACTACGCCTACGCGCCCGTCGAGCCGCTGACCGGCGCGCAGTTGTGGGCGGTCCTCATCTCCGGCGTCACCCTGGTCGGCGCCGCTCCGCTGTCGTACACCACCAGCGCCGACTTCTCCCGCTATCTGCCGAGGACGACGTCCGCCAAGGCCGTCCTCGGCTGGACCGCCCTCGGGGGCTTCCTGCCCGGCGTCGTCGTGTGCTCCCTCGGGGCGCTGGCCGCGACGGCGGTCGACATGGCGGACCCGCAGGCCGGGCTCCAGGGGATCCTGCCGGGCTGGTTCGACCCGGTCTTCCTGCTCGCCCTCGTCCTCGGCACGATCGCCCTCAACGCCCTGACCTCCTACAGCGCCGGGCTCGCGCTCCAGGCCGTCGGCATCCGCATCCGCCGTTCCCTCAGCGTGATCGCCGACGGCACCGCCGCGGTCTCCCTCACCCTGTACGCGCTCCTCGTCTCCGACTTCCTCGACACCGTCAGCAACGTCCTCCAGCTCACCGTCGTCCTGCTCGGCCCCGCGACCGCCGTCTACGCCACGGACATCCTGCTTCGCCGCAACCGCTACGACGGTCGTGCCCTGATGGACGAGACCCGCGCCGGCCCCTTCTGGTACACCGCCGGGGTCAACCCGGCCGGGGCCCTGGCCCTGGCGGGCGGCGTCACCGCGGCGGCCCTGTGCGTCGACACCCTGTACACCGGGCCGGTCGCCGGGGCCCTGGGCGGCATGGACCTCTCGCTGCCCGTCGGCATCGTCGTCGCCTCGTCCCTCTACACGATCCTCACCCGGGCCACGGGCCGCTGCCGCGACCGCGGTTGA
- a CDS encoding TetR/AcrR family transcriptional regulator, whose product MTSRLQNKRIRKSPAARRAEIVVAAARVALAEGLECITLRRIAEELDVRPGLISHYFPAVDDLVAEAYGTAAGSELDELLPADRADATCTRHLARFFALAVGEAFDDLSRLWLNARHLSRYRPALRARVTAQEAAWRDRLEGHIRDGVARGEFRTDDPMVTAMRILVVLDGLGALVNSGDALDSPPEVLCLPAITAERELGLEPGALRPTTSD is encoded by the coding sequence ATGACGTCAAGGCTCCAGAACAAGCGAATCCGTAAGTCTCCAGCGGCTCGACGTGCGGAAATCGTTGTGGCTGCGGCTCGGGTGGCACTGGCCGAGGGGCTTGAGTGCATCACGCTCCGGCGCATCGCCGAGGAACTGGACGTCAGGCCGGGACTCATCAGCCACTACTTCCCGGCCGTGGACGACCTGGTGGCCGAGGCCTACGGCACCGCCGCCGGCTCCGAACTCGACGAACTCCTCCCGGCCGACCGGGCGGACGCCACCTGCACCCGGCACCTGGCGCGGTTCTTCGCCCTGGCCGTCGGAGAGGCGTTCGACGACCTCAGCCGCCTCTGGCTCAACGCCCGGCACCTCAGCCGTTACCGACCCGCGCTGCGCGCCCGCGTCACCGCGCAGGAGGCGGCCTGGCGCGACCGGCTCGAAGGGCACATCCGCGACGGCGTCGCACGGGGGGAGTTCCGCACCGACGACCCGATGGTGACGGCCATGCGGATCCTGGTCGTGCTCGACGGCCTCGGCGCGCTCGTCAACAGCGGCGACGCCCTCGACAGCCCGCCCGAGGTGCTGTGCCTTCCCGCCATCACGGCCGAGCGCGAACTCGGCCTGGAACCGGGCGCGCTGAGGCCCACGACGTCCGACTGA
- a CDS encoding amidohydrolase: MRTSLILLSARLLDPVSGEFLPQTALAAAGGRITALGDAQEVRALADPATEVIDLKGAVVTPGLVDGHIHPVTGAELTDGLDLSGCTDVVQVRAALAREVRGLAPGAWLRGWGLDPNVFAGVPVATAPFDDVLDGVPAQLLLFDAHSMLASRRALELADVDGPRTFDQATAEVVCDAEGRPTGLLLEEAACELVRRAAPQPTREERRDRLAAALRTMAAAGLTGGHAMDANGDSFALYTELDEAGHLPLRLRVAPWCQPGTDADGLRALIDQQGTGGRLWRTDGVKIFMDGTIDNGTAWLEQPDCHGESRDAFWPDPEEYTRVIGALHRAGVPTATHAIGDAAVRHVLDAVEKAQADDWRAVRHRVEHIETVPDDTLRRFAELGVVASMQPTHCCDFTRADHTDNWSRRLGEERAARAWRCRDLHDSGAVVVLGSDWPIAPAPPLGVMAGARHRRPSRDLTQDPHGPEQALTALEALQGMTVNPAYAAGEEHEAGRIAIGHRADLTVLAADPLTTAATELPDLPVLLTVVDGEPTHRDARL, encoded by the coding sequence GTGCGCACCTCCCTCATCCTGCTCTCGGCCCGTCTGCTCGACCCGGTGTCCGGTGAGTTCCTGCCGCAGACCGCGCTCGCCGCGGCGGGCGGACGCATCACCGCCCTCGGAGACGCCCAGGAGGTCCGCGCCCTCGCGGACCCCGCCACCGAGGTCATCGACCTCAAGGGCGCGGTGGTGACACCGGGCCTGGTCGACGGCCACATCCACCCCGTGACCGGTGCCGAACTGACCGACGGCCTTGACCTGTCGGGCTGTACCGACGTGGTCCAGGTGCGCGCCGCGCTCGCCCGCGAGGTGCGCGGCCTCGCCCCCGGCGCGTGGCTGCGCGGCTGGGGCCTCGACCCCAACGTGTTCGCGGGCGTCCCCGTCGCGACCGCCCCCTTCGACGACGTACTCGACGGCGTCCCCGCCCAACTGCTGCTCTTCGACGCCCACTCCATGCTGGCCAGCAGGCGCGCCCTCGAACTCGCGGACGTCGACGGGCCGCGGACCTTCGACCAGGCGACCGCCGAGGTGGTGTGCGACGCCGAAGGGCGGCCCACCGGGCTGCTCCTGGAAGAGGCCGCCTGCGAACTCGTGCGGCGGGCCGCCCCGCAGCCCACCCGCGAGGAGCGCCGCGACCGGCTCGCCGCCGCGCTGCGGACGATGGCCGCCGCGGGCCTCACCGGCGGTCACGCCATGGACGCCAACGGCGACAGCTTCGCCCTCTACACCGAACTCGACGAGGCCGGGCACCTGCCGCTCAGGCTGCGGGTCGCCCCCTGGTGCCAGCCCGGCACCGACGCCGACGGCCTGCGCGCACTCATCGACCAGCAGGGCACGGGCGGCCGCCTGTGGCGCACCGACGGCGTGAAGATCTTCATGGACGGCACCATCGACAACGGCACCGCGTGGCTGGAACAGCCCGACTGCCACGGCGAGTCCCGGGACGCCTTCTGGCCGGACCCCGAGGAGTACACCCGCGTCATCGGCGCGCTCCACCGCGCTGGAGTGCCCACCGCCACCCACGCCATCGGCGACGCGGCCGTACGCCACGTCCTCGACGCCGTAGAGAAGGCCCAGGCCGACGACTGGCGCGCGGTACGGCACCGGGTCGAGCACATCGAGACCGTCCCCGACGACACCCTGCGCCGCTTCGCGGAGCTCGGCGTCGTCGCCTCCATGCAGCCGACCCACTGCTGCGACTTCACCCGGGCCGACCACACCGACAACTGGTCGCGCCGCCTCGGCGAGGAGCGGGCCGCCCGTGCCTGGCGCTGCCGCGACCTGCACGACTCGGGGGCCGTCGTCGTCCTCGGCTCCGACTGGCCCATCGCTCCCGCCCCGCCGCTCGGCGTCATGGCCGGGGCCCGCCACCGGCGCCCGAGCCGCGACCTCACCCAGGACCCGCACGGCCCGGAGCAGGCCCTCACGGCCCTCGAGGCGCTCCAGGGCATGACCGTCAACCCCGCCTACGCGGCCGGGGAGGAGCACGAGGCGGGCCGCATCGCGATCGGCCACCGCGCCGATCTGACCGTCCTCGCCGCCGATCCGCTCACCACCGCCGCCACCGAACTGCCCGACCTCCCGGTGCTGCTCACCGTCGTCGACGGCGAACCGACCCACCGGGACGCCCGGTTGTGA
- a CDS encoding NUDIX hydrolase, which translates to MAHIGGAVADGGRDGSDSLRDGPESLAVVAAVIVQEGRLLVVSKKAAPDVFYLPGGKPDAGEEPLEALVRELDEELGVRPVAPTFLAEIESTAALEGVPLHLTVFTAGLSQVPRPAAELARLRWIAGTETDVRLAPAVEEEILPMLRRSGLVPVG; encoded by the coding sequence ATGGCACATATCGGAGGAGCGGTCGCCGACGGCGGCCGCGACGGGTCGGACTCCTTGCGTGACGGGCCGGAGTCCTTGGCCGTCGTGGCCGCCGTGATCGTCCAGGAGGGCCGTCTGCTGGTCGTGAGCAAGAAGGCGGCCCCGGACGTGTTCTATCTGCCGGGCGGCAAGCCGGACGCGGGCGAGGAGCCGCTGGAGGCCCTGGTCAGGGAGTTGGACGAGGAACTGGGCGTCCGTCCCGTGGCGCCGACGTTCCTGGCCGAGATCGAGTCGACGGCGGCCCTTGAAGGGGTGCCCCTGCATCTGACGGTCTTCACCGCGGGCCTCAGTCAGGTGCCACGGCCCGCGGCCGAACTGGCCCGTCTGCGCTGGATCGCGGGCACCGAGACCGATGTACGGCTCGCTCCCGCGGTGGAGGAGGAGATCCTGCCGATGCTGCGGCGGAGCGGGCTCGTGCCGGTGGGCTGA
- a CDS encoding helix-turn-helix domain-containing protein, with the protein MHRNEAGPAPFARDVEDGWEVAPGSASLDGVRMAGFRDRAAAGLDLRVLPQPAVVVVIGLGDDPVTVESATGDRRLRSFVAALTPGPARIRGERVECVEVTLSPRAAYAVLGVSPRELDGSITSLEDLWGHRERHLRERLAAAATWQERLTLTDAFLTRRAAPAPAMTPEVAAAWETIVRSSGRVRVADLAASCGWSRKKLWSRFSDQIGLTPKRAAMLVRFDRAARALGAGENPSDTALACGYVDQPHLHRDVQALAGCTPGALAGTATSAA; encoded by the coding sequence ATGCACAGAAACGAAGCGGGGCCCGCCCCCTTTGCCCGTGACGTCGAGGACGGCTGGGAGGTCGCCCCGGGCAGCGCGTCCCTCGACGGCGTCCGGATGGCGGGTTTCCGCGACCGTGCCGCGGCAGGCCTCGACCTGCGCGTGCTTCCCCAGCCCGCCGTGGTCGTCGTCATCGGGCTCGGGGACGACCCGGTCACGGTGGAGAGCGCCACGGGGGACCGGCGCCTGCGGAGCTTCGTCGCGGCGCTGACGCCGGGCCCGGCCCGGATCCGCGGCGAGCGGGTCGAGTGCGTCGAAGTGACCTTGTCACCCCGGGCCGCCTACGCGGTGCTCGGCGTCTCCCCACGCGAACTGGACGGGTCCATCACCAGCCTCGAAGACCTGTGGGGGCACCGCGAGCGACACCTCCGCGAGCGGCTCGCCGCCGCCGCGACCTGGCAGGAACGGCTCACACTCACCGACGCGTTCCTCACCCGGCGGGCCGCCCCGGCCCCCGCGATGACACCGGAGGTCGCCGCCGCCTGGGAGACCATCGTGCGCAGCAGCGGCCGCGTACGGGTCGCCGACCTCGCCGCCTCCTGCGGCTGGAGCCGCAAGAAGCTGTGGTCCAGGTTCAGCGACCAGATCGGCCTCACCCCCAAGCGCGCCGCCATGCTGGTCCGCTTCGACCGCGCCGCCCGCGCGCTCGGCGCCGGTGAGAACCCCAGTGACACCGCCCTGGCCTGCGGTTACGTCGACCAGCCCCATCTCCATCGCGACGTACAGGCCCTCGCCGGGTGCACGCCGGGCGCGCTGGCCGGCACGGCCACGTCGGCCGCCTGA